In Sorghum bicolor cultivar BTx623 chromosome 10, Sorghum_bicolor_NCBIv3, whole genome shotgun sequence, one genomic interval encodes:
- the LOC8076455 gene encoding peroxidase 1 — protein sequence MGRSMTIQFCAVLLLPVAFLLFAGSSQVVAQLELGYYSKTCPNVEAIVRAEMEKIISAAPSLAGPLLRLHFHDCFVRGCDASVLLNTTAANVAEMDAIPNRSLRGFGSVERVKAKLEAACPNTVSCADVLTLMARDAVVLAKGPFWPVALGRRDGRVSTATEAADQLPPAYGDIPLLTKIFASKGLDSKDLVVLSGGHTLGTAHCQSYAGRLYNFSSAYNADPSLDTEYADRLRTRCRSIDDKATLSEMDPGSYKTFDTSYYRHVAKRRGLFQSDAALLTDAATRDYVERIATGKFDDVFFKDFSESMIKMGNVGVITGVDGEIRKKCYIVN from the exons ATGGGTCGATCCATGACGATTCAGTTTTGTGCAGTTCTGCTACTGCCTGTGGCCTTCCTCCTCTTCGCAGGTAGCTCACAGGTGGTGGCTCAGCTGGAGCTCGGCTACTACAGCAAGACGTGCCCGAACGTCGAGGCGATCGTTCGCGCGGAGATGGAGAAGATCATCTCGGCTGCACCCAGCCTTGCTGGCCCCCTCCTCAGGCTTCATTTCCACGACTGCTTCGTCAGG GGTTGTGACGCGTCTGTGCTGCTCAACACTACTGCGGCCAACGTGGCAGAGATGGACGCCATTCCGAACAGGAGCCTGCGAGGCTTCGGTTCTGTAGAGAGGGTGAAGGCCAAGCTCGAAGCTGCCTGCCCCAACACGGTTTCCTGCGCCGACGTTCTCACCCTCATGGCCCGCGACGCCGTTGTGCTGGCCAAGGGCCCCTTCTGGCCGGTCGCGCTCGGGAGGCGAGACGGCAGGGTGTCCACTGCGACTGAGGCGGCTGACCAGCTACCTCCGGCCTACGGAGACATACCACTGCTCACCAAAATTTTTGCCTCGAAAGGACTCGATAGCAAGGACCTAGTTGTCCTCTCCGGCGGCCACACCCTCGGCACGGCGCACTGCCAGTCTTACGCCGGCCGGCTCTACAACTTCAGCAGCGCCTACAATGCAGACCCATCCCTGGACACCGAATACGCCGACCGGCTGAGGACGCGCTGCAGGAGCATCGACGACAAGGCTACGCTCTCGGAGATGGATCCTGGCAGCTACAAGACCTTCGACACCAGCTACTACCGCCACGTCGCCAAGCGCAGGGGGCTCTTCCAGTCTGACGCCGCGCTCCTCACCGACGCCGCCACTAGGGACTACGTCGAGCGTATTGCCACCGGCAAGTTTGATGATGTGTTCTTTAAGGACTTCAGCGAGTCCATGATCAAGATGGGCAACGTCGGCGTGATCACCGGTGTTGACGGTGAAATCAGGAAGAAATGCTACATTGTCAACTAA